A single genomic interval of Helianthus annuus cultivar XRQ/B chromosome 6, HanXRQr2.0-SUNRISE, whole genome shotgun sequence harbors:
- the LOC110944948 gene encoding extensin-like yields MEMDDDPDPEMQTGTPGHPISISSTSPYQGSPYRGPDSYAERMATYDWFFTPSYHNSPAQPPLVEPQLQAVSPPPLPVEEPPQQAPQPPPEPPRQRRNARISVRGGPRFSSPQGSSSYPPIPEDPQMGGPLHAVPENDPPPVSHAPPPPMGFDNPIPTYPGSSGYNPLENPSGYPSDYGNHDPYLIAAQHNALYPSSYPPVYPTGYPVQGYQYPPYQQPPPPQQEQTQEILQRLDRVEHEANETKKKHNSFLKGLASLIKGKKK; encoded by the coding sequence ATGGAAATGGACGACGACCCAGACCCAGAAATGCAAACCGGAACACCGGGCCACCCTATTAGCATCTCTAGCACTTCCCCATACCAAGGATCGCCGTACCGAGGGCCTGATTCATATGCTGAGAGGATGGCCACGTATGATTGGTTCTTTACCCCTTCATACCATAACTCTCCTGCTCAACCTCCTTTGGTTGAACCACAGCTTCAAGCAGTTTCACCTCCACCACTTCCTGTTGAGGAGCCGCCTCAACAGGCACCTCAGCCACCTCCCGAGCCTCCGAGGCAAAGGAGGAATGCACGAATATCCGTGCGAGGAGGACCTCGATTCAGTTCTCCTCAGGGTTCAAGTTCTTACCCTCCAATTCCCGAAGACCCCCAAATGGGTGGACCCTTGCACGCGGTGCCGGAGAACGATCCTCCGCCGGTTTCACATGCACCACCGCCACCAATGGGTTTCGATAATCCAATCCCGACTTACCCAGGTTCTTCTGGGTACAACCCTCTTGAAAACCCATCTGGATACCCATCGGATTATGGAAACCATGATCCATATCTTATTGCTGCTCAGCACAATGCACTTTATCCTTCTTCTTACCCTCCAGTTTATCCAACTGGATATCCGGTGCAGGGTTATCAATACCCACCATACcagcaacctcctcctccccaACAGGAGCAAACTCAGGAGATCCTGCAAAGGTTAGATAGGGTTGAGCATGAAGCAAATGAAACCAAAAAGAAGCATAATAGCTTTCTTAAGGGCCTTGCAAGCCTTATTAAAGGCAAGAAGAAGTAG